In Plasmodium falciparum 3D7 genome assembly, chromosome: 13, the following are encoded in one genomic region:
- a CDS encoding nucleoside diphosphate kinase, whose product MEKSFIMIKPDGVQRGLVGTIIKRFEKKGYKLIAIKMLNPTEEILKEHYKELSDQPFFKNLVAYISKGPVVAMVWEGVDMVKQGRKLIGETNPLTSNTGTIRGDFCLEVSKNVIHGSDSVASANKEINIWFKAEELTQWKHHMKEWICS is encoded by the coding sequence atggaaAAGAGCTTTATTATGATTAAGCCCGATGGCGTCCAGAGAGGTTTGGTAGGAACAATTATCAAACGCTTTGAAAAGAAGGGATATAAGCTGATAGCCATAAAAATGCTTAATCCAACTGAAGAAATATTGAAAGAACATTATAAAGAATTATCAGACCaaccattttttaaaaatttagtAGCATATATAAGTAAAGGACCTGTAGTTGCTATGGTATGGGAAGGTGTCGATATGGTAAAACAAGGAAGAAAATTAATTGGTGAGACTAATCCTTTAACTAGTAACACAGGTACAATAAGAGGAGACTTCTGTTTAGAAGTAAGTAAGAATGTAATACATGGAAGTGATTCAGTAGCTTCAgctaataaagaaataaatatatggttTAAGGCAGAAGAATTAACACAATGGAAACATCATATGAAAGAATGGATATGTTCATAA
- a CDS encoding signal recognition particle receptor subunit alpha, putative, producing the protein MIDVINIFNKGGLLLWSYNFYEIDDTTIRTIVKHVLIEEKYEEFSKKHNNYHAKWKLINDLDLVILIVYQGIQNSTYLENLFSQVKKNFIKILPKNKDVFDYDLPIDFEEHFLQIIENLDEHKNLNNNTKKDDSKKNNKHNTKNNKSDDETSSDNQNNSNSTVEDDDDENTVKNKKNVKVKKTAREWELSQKVTKRDIRKLDYSKNEDNDNNNNNNKNNEMYNNNNNNNNNNNNNNDNIYNNNNSKYEGDYDDSSDGAIESKNNILNKLNDSLFKMFSYNSKIEEEDIEKILHEIKNKLLSKNVAIGICDTLIDRMKENLIGKKKTLFALNVKKTVSNVLSETIQSILIPKDSVDVLRSAIESKSMGKLYSIVFLGVNGVGKSTNLAKVCYYLKNKGNLKIMIAACDTFRAGAVEQLRIHANCLNVFLYEKGYGKDASAIAKEAILYAKKENYDVILIDTAGRMQDNEPLMRSLGKLILYNNPDLILFVGEALVGNDAIDQLKKFNQALTDATCNSTNKRTIDGIILTKFDTVDDKVGTALSMVYLTGKPIVFVGVGQKYTHLKKFNVNMVVKALS; encoded by the coding sequence atgattgaTGTCATtaacatatttaataaaggAGGTCTGCTATTGTggtcatataatttttatgaaattgATGATACTACAATAAGAACAATAGTTAAACATGTATTaatagaagaaaaatatgaagagTTTTCTAAgaaacataataattatcatgcCAAATggaaattaataaatgattTAGACCTTGTTATACTTATAGTGTACCAGGGTATTCAAAATTCAACTTATTTAGAGAATTTATTTTCACAAGTTAAAAAAaactttataaaaatattaccaaaaaataaagatgtaTTTGATTATGATCTTCCTATAGATTTTGAAGAacattttttacaaattattgaaaatctagatgaacataaaaatttaaataataataccaaAAAAGATGAtagcaaaaaaaataataaacacaatacaaaaaataacaaaagtGATGACGAAACATCAAGcgataatcaaaataatagtaatagtactGTAGAAgacgatgatgatgaaaatacggtaaaaaataaaaaaaatgttaaagtTAAAAAAACGGCAAGGGAATGGGAATTAAGTCAAAAAGTAACAAAAAGGGATATAAGAAAATTAgattattcaaaaaatgaagataatgacaataataataataataataaaaacaacgaaatgtataataataataataataacaataataataacaataacaataacgataatatttataataataataatagtaaataTGAAGGAGATTATGATGATTCAAGTGATGGGGCTATtgaaagtaaaaataatatattaaataaattaaacgATTCTCtatttaaaatgttttcCTATAATAGCAAAATTGAAGAAGAagatattgaaaaaatactacatgaaattaaaaataaattacttTCAAAAAATGTTGCTATAGGTATTTGCGATACATTAATTGACAGAATGAAAGAAAATCTTAtaggaaagaaaaaaacactCTTCGCCttaaatgttaaaaaaacaGTTTCTAATGTATTATCAGAAACTATACAATCTATTCTAATACCAAAAGATTCTGTTGATGTTTTAAGATCTGCTATTGAATCCAAATCTATGGGGAAATTATATTCTATTGTGTTCTTAGGTGTTAATGGGGTAGGTAAATCAACCAACCTAGCTAAggtttgttattatttaaaaaataaaggtaATCTTAAAATTATGATAGCAGCATGTGATACATTCAGAGCTGGAGCTGTAGAACAATTAAGAATACATGCTAATTGTCTTAacgtatttttatatgaaaaaggaTATGGAAAAGATGCGTCAGCTATTGCTAAAGAAGCAATCTTATAtgcaaaaaaagaaaattatgatGTAATATTAATCGATACAGCAGGAAGAATGCAAGATAATGAACCATTAATGAGATCACTTGGAAAACtaattctttataataatCCAGATCTAATCTTATTCGTTGGAGAAGCATTAGTTGGAAACGATGCAATTgatcaattaaaaaaattcaatCAAGCATTAACAGACGCAACCTGTAATTCGACTAATAAACGTACAATCGATGGAATTATCTTAACCAAGTTTGACACAGTAGATGATAAAGTGGGTACCGCATTATCTATGGTGTATTTGACGGGAAAACCAATCGTTTTTGTTGGAGTCGgacaaaaatatacacaccTCAAAAAGTTTAACGTAAATATGGTTGTTAAGGCCTTAAGTTGA
- a CDS encoding rhoptry protein RHOP148 translates to MYDISSEQINIQNKFLKNLDLYCILKFIITNNIEIYNEESYNVLINLVKSNKIITVEESKRIFSNNKKLFKRYMYKKNKRRPCQINNTHNIDDDNNNNNNILKNYSPSEIHTDCANICNDDKKMDVNQNLYNKEIYTNDSLFSKDLNNKILFEFFQFPESTYVSEYINNLCKEKLIHEPLNINLSLVKFDKKKKKSKKRKTCKRNNIGEMQTSTNKYNSDSGIGVTAKTNTDINKNINRNVNRNITMMGNANTNTNANTNTNANVNTNVNTNVNTNVNTNVNTNTNTNVNTNTNTNVNTNTNTNAETNAEINTESFDREEHNKFYKISSKCFSRVLNEDDVSLPNIYYIKGVSNDNINVHINYNINNKMNNNIFKNENNTLVESFKTDLLYSIEKNKNDIYAHNCSNSDEDSIYNYFSDNTNIDDHNKMNNVIRERVNNIGKNYYSTEKYNNNNNDNNNNNDNNNNNDNNNNNDNNNNINNNNNKKKNKNNNNNNNNYNNICNSSSNNKMNDYKHMIFNNNDNTIFKHKNSLSSLKLSMYNYKIFKKDTTFNSTHNLFSYALTFKHFYDIHNVLNRDPNGLRKIKVILKKDIGTISISPFYINFDSIRIFDNVCKTFNITDYNYKKQNIYNFMNLCSTNNQSLYILKNIFLKDLYKQQKIYQNDHHNNKKKIYRKRNALRKKKKKEKENILEILDEEKRINVLYFINRFLYSNKTPLSYLFRNYKTTLLNQQINVNQKNEHTHKCIHSNQVKQENEFVLYSDELTIDYFLFLMIFEKKVEQNFSNYLINKINECKKFKTTDNTYTNTDNKTHVSKDVLVHFDDDIFLKKSFDVSTKISRDVSNKMSVDMSVDVSDDLEKESTKDDMILDNKQIEDSSDNNNNNNNNNNNDSSNNNSSNNNSNCVDRSDNKSYNDKDDSNSLKNKKSGDQLSECTEIYEKKNKLTNEQNCCDNSSSEKNISNMKPNYIIDKDYNNNEDNTILSKQTYLIESKNIDKDKNNDINNDINNNCSNNNNNNNNCDDSNCLKSIENRNNNRDIKNNKIEGESTDSLYTSSSEDEYNDRHDNIKKIKKRTDIENEIILLKNIRPFPTIYWLINKNICGYISHLEKINIIKNIENFINHPGEEFKLLRYYLIYDHLKYIVIRLRHIHKRILIFFYNYFLNSEYFISQHKQNNHLSNIDLYKNNPFSQIFEITPIIQSYYEKYPIDFNSICEILRKINTLRIKGIGGISNFLTLKCIHLYFASHLSYPNTVGYIIEEYFKS, encoded by the coding sequence atgTATGATATATCTAGTGAACAaattaatatacaaaataagtttttaaaaaatttagatttatattgtatattaaaatttattataacaaacaatatagaaatatacaaTGAAGAGAGTTAcaatgttttaataaatctagtaaaatcaaataaaataataactgTAGAGGAATCTAAAAGGATCTTTTCAAATAACAAGAAATTATTCAAAAGGTATAtgtataagaaaaataaaagaaggcCATGTCAAATAAACAACACTCATAAtattgatgatgataataataataataataatattcttaaGAATTATAGTCCTAGTGAGATACACACCGATTGTGCGAATATCTGTAacgatgataaaaaaatggatgttaatcaaaatttatataacaaagaAATATACACAAATGATTCCCTTTTTTCTAAAGATctaaacaataaaatattatttgagTTTTTTCAATTCCCCGAAAGTACTTACGTGTcagaatatattaataatttatgtaaGGAAAAGTTGATACATGAACcgttaaatataaatttgagTCTTGTTAAATTtgataagaagaaaaagaaaagcaaaaaaagaaaaacatgtAAAAGGAATAATATTGGAGAGATGCAAACaagtacaaataaatataacagtGATTCAGGTATAGGGGTCACGGCAAAAACAAATACggacataaataaaaacattaatAGGAATgtaaatagaaatataacCATGATGGGAAACGCAAACACAAACACGAATGCAAACACAAACACAAATGCAAACGTCAACACCAACGTCAACACCAACGTCAACACCAACGTCAACACCAACGTCAACACCAACACCAACACCAACGTCAACACCAACACCAACACCAACGTCAACACCAACACCAATACAAATGCCGAGACAAATGCCGAGATAAATACCGAAAGTTTTGATCGGGAAGAGCACAATaagttttataaaatatcatCAAAATGTTTTTCAAGAGTATTAAACGAGGATGATGTATCACTtcctaatatatattacattaaaGGCGTTTCAAacgataatataaatgttcatataaattacaatataaataataaaatgaataacaatatatttaaaaatgaaaataatactCTTGTCGAAAGTTTTAAAACAGATTTATTGTATtcaatagaaaaaaataaaaatgacatATATGCGCATAATTGTAGTAATTCAGATGAGGATtcgatatataattattttagtgataatacaaatattgatgatcataataaaatgaataatgtaATTAGGGAACGCGTTAATAATATAGGTAAGAATTATTATAGCACAGaaaagtataataataacaataatgataataataacaataatgataataataacaataatgataataataacaataatgataataataacaacatcaataataataataataagaaaaagaacaagaacaacaacaataataataataattataataatatttgtaatagtagtagtaataataaaatgaacgattataaacatatgatttttaataataatgataataccATATTCAAGCATAAAAACTCATTATCTTCTTTAAAATTATCAATGTAtaattacaaaatatttaagaAGGATACAACATTTAATAGTACTCATAATCTTTTTAGTTATGCTTTAACgtttaaacatttttatgatatacaTAATGTTTTGAACAGAGATCCTAATGgattaagaaaaataaaagtcatactaaaaaaagatattggAACAATCAGCATATcacctttttatattaattttgatTCTATACGTATTTTTGATAATGTATGTAAAACATTTAATATTACAGactataattataaaaaacaaaatatatataattttatgaatCTCTGCTCCACAAATAATcaatctttatatatactcaaaaatattttcttaaaagatttatataaacaacAAAAGATTTATCAAAATGATCatcataataacaaaaaaaaaatttatagaaaaagaaatgctttaaggaaaaaaaaaaaaaaagaaaaagaaaatattttagaaaTATTAGATGAAGAGAAAAGAATTAATGttctatattttattaatcgTTTTctatattcaaataaaacccctttatcatatttatttagaaattataaaacaacTTTGCTTAACCAACAAATAAATGTGAaccaaaaaaatgaacacaCACATAAATGTATACATTCAAATCAAGTGAAACAAGAAAATGAATTCGTTTTATATTCGGACGAATTAACTAttgattattttcttttccttatGATTTTTGAAAAGAAGGTGGAGCAAAACTTTTCAAACTATTTAATAAACAAGATAAATGaatgtaaaaaatttaaaacaactgataatacatatacaaaCACGGACAACAAGACGCACGTATCTAAAGATGTATTGGTTCATTTTGATGAtgatatatttcttaaaaaatcATTTGATGTGTCAACCAAAATTTCTCGTGATGTATCAAATAAAATGTCTGTTGATATGTCTGTTGATGTGTCTGACGATTTGGAAAAAGAATCTACTAAGGATGATATGATATTAGACAATAAACAAATAGAAGACAGCagcgataataataataataataataataataataataatgatagtagtaataataatagtagtaataataatagtaattgtGTTGATAGGAGTGATAACAAAAGTTACAATGATAAAGACGATTCGAATtccttaaaaaataaaaaatcagGAGACCAATTAAGTGAATGCACAGAAATATacgaaaagaaaaacaaattgACTAATGAACAAAATTGTTGTGATAACAGTTCatcagaaaaaaatatatctaatatgaaaccgaattatataatagataaagactataataataatgaagataatacGATTCTGAGTAAACAAACATATTTAATAGAAAGCAAGAATAtagataaagataaaaataatgatataaataatgatataaataataattgtagtaataataataataataataataattgtgatGATAGTAATTGCTTGAAGAGCATTGAgaatagaaataataatagagatattaaaaataataagattgAAGGAGAAAGCACTGATTCTTTATACACCTCTAGTTCAGAAGATGAATATAATGATAgacatgataatataaagaaaataaaaaagagaaCAGATATtgaaaatgaaattattttattaaaaaatataagaccTTTTCCAACTATTTATTggttaataaataaaaatatatgtggaTATATATCTCAtttggaaaaaataaatattataaaaaatattgaaaattttattaatcatCCAGGAGaagaatttaaattattaagatattatttaatatatgatcatttaaaatatatagttataCGTTTAAGACATATACATAAAAGAATActtatctttttttataactattttttaaacagtgaatatttcatatctcaacataaacaaaataatcatCTATCAAATATCGatctatataaaaataatccaTTCTCACAAATATTCGAAATCACACCTATCATACAAtcatattatgaaaaatatccTATAGATTTTAATAGTATATGTgaaatattaagaaaaattaatacaCTCAGAATTAAAGGTATAGGAGGTATATCAAACTTTCTAACTTTAAAATGTATACACTTATATTTTGCATCCCATTTATCTTATCCAAATACTGTTGGTTATATAATAGAGGAATATTTTAAGTCATAA